The Stegostoma tigrinum isolate sSteTig4 chromosome 9, sSteTig4.hap1, whole genome shotgun sequence genome includes a region encoding these proteins:
- the LOC125454968 gene encoding uncharacterized protein LOC125454968, which produces MHVNEIKRPRLRFEQRQRAGYIVYLDTIVQKFCFYGIATMTAENLKFLVKRQLSFTGFTNFQGSRGRCHAFGTDQESLLPTDQQITLDNIKHFKTKLKEVATLPTVNEILETADGLQHESTEEPEQVKKTSTSKKVHIALIPDRYEPLIESVGQSPNAESKAAKKYKRKQKLKKCKKNILKVLRAGWNYFVLGVQEFANNYTMPYATSFTVISEMR; this is translated from the exons ATGCATGTAAATGAGATAAAGCGGCCAAGGTTGAGATTCGAGCAGCGCCAACGGGCAGGTTACATTGTTTATCTGGACACGATAGTGCAAAAGTTCTGTTTTTATGGAATTGCCACAATGACAGCGGAAAACCTAAAATTCCTGGTAAAAAGGCAGTTATCATTCACTGGTTTTACCAACTTTCAGGGGAGCAGGGGAAGATGTCATGCATTCGGGACTGACCAAGAAAGCTTGCTTCCAACTGACCAACAAATCACGTTGGATAATATAAAGCATTTCAAGACTAAGTTGAAAGAAGTCGCTACTCTCCCGACTGTTAACGAGATTCTGGAGACAGCAGATGGACTTCAACACGAAAGCACCGAGGAACCAGAACAGGTCAAAAAGACATCAACTTCTAAAAAAGTTCACATTGCTTTAATTCCAGACAGATACGAACCTTTGATCGAGTCTGTGGGACAAAGTCCGAACGCGGAGAGCAAAGCAGCGAAAAAATACAAAAGGAAGCAAAAGCTTAAAAAATGCAAGAAG aacattttaaaagttCTTCGTGCTGGATGGAATTACTTTGTACTTGGTGTTCAAGAATTTGCAAACAATTATACAATGCCATACGCAACCTCATTTACTGTGATTTCTGAGATGCGCTGA